GTCAGCGCGCGCGCGCTCTTGAGGGCCGCCGCGCAAAATCGGCCGCCATGCAAGACGGGCCAACGCGCAACGCCCGGTGGCCCGTCCGTGGAAAACCCATGCGGACGGGATGCGCCCGCCGCTTGCGCCCTCGTTACTTCAGCGCCGAATAGATGCCTTCCAGACGGTCCTTGGTGCCCGGGATGCGTTCCAGGCGCGGGTAACGCAGGCCGCCGCGGTAGTCGAGCGAGACGGTGCGCAGCACGTTGCCCTTCTTGACCAGCAGCCGGATCGGCTTGCCGTCCTTCGCTTCCTTGATCGCGGCCTTCAGCAGTTCCGGCTTGTAGACGCGGTCGTTGACGGCGACGATGCTGCTGTTGGCCGCCAGGCCGGCGCGGAAGGCCACGCCGTCCCAGATCAGGTTGCGGATGGCGCCGTCCTGGGCCACCGTGAAGCCGAGCGAGTAGCTCAGGTCGGTGACCTTGTTGCGGTCGTCGGCGCCCTTGACCAGGTCGGTCGGGGTGTCGGTGTAGACCAGCTTCCAGCCGGCGCGCGCCAGGCCGTCCAGCGGGGCGCCCGGGCCGTGGCCGTCGAGCTTGTTGCGCAGGAAGGCGGCCCAGTCGTAGGGCTGGACCTTGTTCAGCGTCGCCACCACGTCCTCGAAGGTGTAGAAGGCGGGCAGGTGGCTGCCGTCGTTCACGCTGTAGAAGGCGCGCGCGAAATCGTTCAGCGAGCGCTTGTCGCCGGACAGTTCGCGCAGGCGGGTGTCGACGTCCAGCCAGATCAGCTGGCCTTCCGAATAATAATCCTCGCTGCGCTGCCAGTTGGCCCAGCCGAGCGGACGGCGCGCGTTCATGATCGGGTCGTTGACCGTGTCCTGCACCGCGCGCCAGTTGCGGCCGGCGACACTGTCGTAGCGCGCCGCGGTGGCGGCCAGCGCGTCGCGCGCGCCGGCCATCGACACCAGGCCCGAGCGCGCCGCCAGCACGTTCCCCCAATACTGGGTCTGGCCCTCGTACACCCACAGCAGCTCGTTCTGCAGCGGGGTGTTGAAGTTGGGGACGTCCTGGCCGGCCGGGCGGCGGAACTTGCCGTCCCACGAGTGCGTGTACTCGTGCGGCAGCAGGTCGCGCCCGGCCTCGCTCTTGGCCCAGTCGGTGAAGTAGCCCGGCTTGACGCCGTTCTCGCTGGACTGGTGGTGCTCGCGGCCGATGCCGCCGAATTCGTCCGACAGCGCGAACAGGAAGTCGTAGTGGTCGTAGTGGTGCGAGTTAAACAGTTTATATGCTTGTTGAACCAGCTTGCGGTGGGCGGCGATCTGTTCCGGCTTGGCGTCCAGGCTTTCCGGACTGTCGGCGAACACGTTCAGGCGCACCGGCACCTTGGCGCCCGGGTCGAGGTCGAACTGCTTGTAGTAGCGGCCGGCGAACAGCGGCGAGTCGACCAGCGTCTCCAGGTCGCTCGGCTTGAAGTGGACATCGTCGCCCTGGCGGTCGGCGGTTTCCAGCGCGGTGGCGTAGTGCCAGCCGGCGGGCAGCTTGAGGTTGGCCTGCACCGTCACGCCGCGCGCCACGTAGCCGGCCGGGTACAGCGTGGTCGACACCCATTGCACGCCGAGGATGTCGTCGGTCATGGTGTTGCGGCCCTGCGTGGCGTCCAGCGGCGACAGGTACTGGTACTGCGCTTCCAGCGTGGTCGCGCCTTCCGGCACGGTCAGGTGGAACGCGAACACCTGCACCGGGTCGCGCGTCCACTCGACCGGCTTGCCGTTGGCGCTGAACTTCAGGCCGGCCAGCTGGGTGATCGGGCCGTTCGGACCGTGGTTGGCCGGCAGCCATTGCGGATACAGCAGCGTCAGCGGACCGGGCTTCACCGGGATCGACATGCGCATCTGGAAGATCTGCTGCGACAGGTTGGTCGCATCGACGTTCAGCACGATGGTGCCGGGATAGGACTGGGCGGTCGGCGCAGGAATGACGGGCGCGGCCGGCTGGGCGGCGCCGGCGGGCAGGGCCAGCGCCAGCGACAGGGACAAGGCCAGGGCGGAGGCACCGGCAAGACGGCGGGTGGCGCAACCGGAGCGGCGCTGCGGGAAATGTGCGTTCATTGGCTGGGATGGACTATCGAAACGTTGCCGGAAACGGAGGAATGAGGGCAAAACCGGGCGAGTGTAGCATGGTCGACAACGCGAAATTTGCCGAACCACGCGATCGAACGAAATTCGAAAATTGATATTCAAAACCATATTTCGTATGGCTTGAAAAGGGCGGTCATGGGCATTAGATTGGTTCCAACGGATGCTCGATGTGAGGTCCGTACTTTTATCGCTTGAACTTACAAAGGATATCGACCATGCGTACTTTTGACCTGACCCCCCTGTATCGTTCCGCCATCGGCTTCGACCGCCTGGTGAACCTGCTCGAGCAGCGCGCCGAAGCCGCGCCGAGCTACCCGCCGTACAACGTCGAACTGGTCAGCGAAGACAAATACCGTATCGTGATGGCGCTTGCCGGCTTCAGCCGCAACGAAATCGAGATCGTCGCCGAGCGCGACACCCTGAACGTGTCCGGCCGCAAGCAGAAGGATGAAGTGCAGCGCACCTTCCTGCACCGCGGCATCGCCGCACGCGACTTCGAGCAGCGCTTCCAGCTGGCCAACCACGTGAAGGTCGTCAGCGCCGGCTT
The genomic region above belongs to Massilia forsythiae and contains:
- a CDS encoding Hsp20 family protein; this encodes MRTFDLTPLYRSAIGFDRLVNLLEQRAEAAPSYPPYNVELVSEDKYRIVMALAGFSRNEIEIVAERDTLNVSGRKQKDEVQRTFLHRGIAARDFEQRFQLANHVKVVSAGFDNGMLTIELVREVPEAHKPRKIAIADALGNTDNVQVLEQPQQNAA
- a CDS encoding M61 family metallopeptidase is translated as MNAHFPQRRSGCATRRLAGASALALSLSLALALPAGAAQPAAPVIPAPTAQSYPGTIVLNVDATNLSQQIFQMRMSIPVKPGPLTLLYPQWLPANHGPNGPITQLAGLKFSANGKPVEWTRDPVQVFAFHLTVPEGATTLEAQYQYLSPLDATQGRNTMTDDILGVQWVSTTLYPAGYVARGVTVQANLKLPAGWHYATALETADRQGDDVHFKPSDLETLVDSPLFAGRYYKQFDLDPGAKVPVRLNVFADSPESLDAKPEQIAAHRKLVQQAYKLFNSHHYDHYDFLFALSDEFGGIGREHHQSSENGVKPGYFTDWAKSEAGRDLLPHEYTHSWDGKFRRPAGQDVPNFNTPLQNELLWVYEGQTQYWGNVLAARSGLVSMAGARDALAATAARYDSVAGRNWRAVQDTVNDPIMNARRPLGWANWQRSEDYYSEGQLIWLDVDTRLRELSGDKRSLNDFARAFYSVNDGSHLPAFYTFEDVVATLNKVQPYDWAAFLRNKLDGHGPGAPLDGLARAGWKLVYTDTPTDLVKGADDRNKVTDLSYSLGFTVAQDGAIRNLIWDGVAFRAGLAANSSIVAVNDRVYKPELLKAAIKEAKDGKPIRLLVKKGNVLRTVSLDYRGGLRYPRLERIPGTKDRLEGIYSALK